Proteins co-encoded in one Nonomuraea helvata genomic window:
- a CDS encoding MFS transporter produces MNNRRILALAQLANSIGDGVYLVTSAFYFARIVGLSATEIGLGLTLGWAVGSVAGVPIGHLADRRGPRGVAVLLALTTAAAVASFMFVRSFALFALVACVYGTAQTGLSAARQALLAGLIAPAERTVVRAVLQSTLNGGLAVGAALGGLALHLDTRPAYLAVFALDALSFLVAAFLLLRLPAVRPTQVTSAGPRLAVLRDRPYALVTLINAVMLFYMPLLSLVVPLWIASRTSAPTWMVSVLMVINTGTVLLFQVRVARGVKGLRSASLSVRNAGLVMFAACAVFALSPYGWPFLLVAAGLQVLAEMLLASGSWEIGFGLAPDDKQGQYQGFFGTGVAVARMLGPVVLTTLVLGGGTVGWLVLGAAFVAAGAAMAPAVRWGQRSGEAAARSQADAAHREYA; encoded by the coding sequence ATGAACAATCGCCGCATCCTGGCCCTCGCCCAGCTCGCGAACTCCATCGGCGACGGTGTCTACCTCGTCACCTCCGCGTTCTACTTCGCCAGGATCGTCGGCCTTTCGGCCACCGAGATCGGCCTCGGCCTCACCCTGGGCTGGGCCGTCGGCTCGGTGGCCGGCGTGCCGATCGGCCATCTGGCCGACCGGCGCGGTCCCCGCGGAGTCGCCGTGCTGCTCGCGCTCACGACCGCCGCGGCGGTCGCCTCGTTCATGTTCGTCCGCTCGTTCGCGCTGTTCGCGCTGGTGGCCTGCGTGTACGGCACGGCGCAGACCGGCCTGTCGGCCGCCCGCCAGGCCCTGCTCGCCGGGCTGATCGCGCCCGCCGAGCGCACGGTCGTACGGGCCGTACTGCAGTCCACGCTCAACGGCGGCCTGGCCGTCGGCGCCGCCCTGGGCGGGCTCGCCCTCCACCTCGACACGCGCCCCGCTTACCTCGCGGTCTTCGCACTCGACGCCCTGAGCTTCCTGGTCGCCGCCTTCCTGCTGCTCAGACTGCCTGCCGTGCGGCCCACCCAGGTGACCTCCGCCGGCCCTCGGCTGGCGGTGCTCAGAGACCGCCCTTACGCTCTCGTCACGCTCATCAACGCCGTGATGCTCTTCTACATGCCGCTGCTCAGCCTGGTCGTGCCGCTCTGGATCGCCTCGCGTACGAGCGCGCCCACCTGGATGGTCTCGGTGCTGATGGTGATCAACACCGGCACGGTCCTGCTCTTCCAGGTGAGGGTGGCCAGGGGGGTGAAGGGCCTGCGCTCCGCCTCCCTGTCGGTGCGGAACGCCGGGTTGGTGATGTTCGCGGCCTGCGCCGTGTTCGCGCTGAGCCCGTACGGGTGGCCGTTCCTGCTCGTGGCGGCCGGTCTGCAGGTCCTCGCCGAGATGCTGCTGGCCTCCGGGTCCTGGGAGATCGGCTTCGGCCTCGCCCCTGACGACAAGCAGGGCCAGTACCAGGGGTTCTTCGGGACGGGGGTGGCGGTGGCGAGGATGCTCGGGCCCGTCGTACTCACCACGCTGGTGCTGGGGGGCGGCACGGTCGGGTGGCTGGTGCTCGGCGCGGCGTTCGTGGCGGCCGGCGCCGCGATGGCACCGGCCGTTCGATGGGGGCAGCGCTCGGGCGAAGCGGCGGCGCGGTCGCAGGCTGACGCAGCTCACCGCGAATACGCGTGA
- a CDS encoding carboxymuconolactone decarboxylase family protein has product MTPRMKLGPLVGDVYRHAGALDGFVEESALPKPLLYLVQLRASQINGCVYCVDVHSADARQAGESDARLHSVAVWRESPFFTEQERAALAYTEAATRLSADDVTDEIWEQAAAHFAEKELAALIVAVATINFWNRLAVSTRMTPPSYKA; this is encoded by the coding sequence ATGACACCACGAATGAAGCTCGGACCACTGGTCGGCGACGTTTACCGGCACGCGGGCGCCCTGGACGGGTTCGTCGAGGAGAGCGCGCTGCCCAAGCCCCTCCTCTACCTGGTGCAGCTGCGCGCCAGCCAGATCAACGGCTGCGTCTACTGCGTGGACGTGCACAGCGCCGACGCGAGGCAGGCGGGGGAGAGCGACGCCCGGCTGCACTCGGTCGCCGTCTGGCGGGAGTCCCCGTTCTTCACCGAGCAGGAACGTGCCGCCCTGGCCTACACCGAGGCCGCCACCCGGCTCTCCGCCGATGACGTCACGGACGAGATCTGGGAGCAGGCGGCGGCCCATTTCGCCGAGAAGGAGCTGGCGGCGCTGATCGTGGCCGTGGCGACCATCAACTTCTGGAACCGTCTGGCCGTTTCCACCCGGATGACCCCGCCTTCGTACAAGGCGTGA
- a CDS encoding PLP-dependent aminotransferase family protein, translating into MDVHVTLKGRGDLAAQVYRQLLDAILDGRLRSGERLPPTRELARRLEISRNTVAVAYDRLVADGFLVGRAGAGTFVSAAPLHQAAPLHQGPARGRAAPKGVVRPRSFWREIGAPEAVQSVRYDFRVGVPDPHLFPMEAWRRLVARELRVSAATYHSPAGYEPLREAISRHIGISRSVHAGPDDVLITNGAQQALDLIGRVLIEPGTCVAVEEPGYPPARLLFRSLGARVTGVPVDAEGIDVRAIPGAARIVYVTPSHQFPLGTPMSLARRAALLAWAERRGAVVIEDDYDSEFRYGERPLEPLQSLDRAGRVIYVGSFSKTLLPMLRLGFLVAPASLAPAMHAAKQLSDWHSDVPTQAALARFIDEGLLARHIRKATREYAARHAMIAEMLAGNERLLLIPSSAGLHLCAHLAPGVSVRPVPGLAVESLEAYCDESPARPGVVLGYGGITRDDIPEGLRRLRMATAPQQERPRIKNGPASRMATAPEAAGPLP; encoded by the coding sequence ATGGACGTCCACGTCACCCTGAAAGGCCGAGGTGACCTGGCCGCACAGGTCTACCGGCAGCTCCTCGACGCCATACTCGACGGCCGTCTCAGGTCGGGCGAGCGGCTCCCCCCGACCAGGGAGCTGGCGCGGAGGCTGGAGATCTCCAGGAACACGGTCGCGGTGGCCTACGACCGGCTGGTCGCCGACGGGTTCCTGGTGGGGCGGGCGGGCGCGGGCACATTCGTGTCAGCCGCGCCGCTCCACCAGGCCGCGCCGCTCCACCAGGGGCCGGCACGCGGCAGGGCGGCCCCGAAGGGCGTCGTGCGCCCGCGCTCGTTCTGGCGGGAGATCGGCGCTCCCGAGGCCGTACAGAGCGTCCGGTACGACTTCCGCGTCGGCGTGCCGGACCCTCACCTCTTCCCGATGGAGGCATGGCGGAGGCTGGTGGCCCGCGAGCTGCGGGTGAGCGCCGCCACGTACCACAGCCCTGCCGGATACGAACCGCTGAGAGAGGCCATCTCCCGGCATATCGGCATCAGCCGCTCCGTCCACGCCGGCCCCGACGACGTGCTGATCACGAACGGCGCCCAGCAGGCGCTCGACCTCATCGGCCGCGTCCTGATCGAGCCCGGCACCTGCGTGGCCGTCGAGGAGCCCGGCTATCCGCCCGCCCGCCTGCTGTTCCGCTCGCTCGGCGCCCGCGTGACCGGGGTGCCGGTGGACGCGGAGGGCATCGACGTCCGCGCCATCCCCGGCGCCGCCCGCATCGTGTACGTCACGCCGTCGCACCAGTTCCCCCTGGGCACGCCCATGTCGCTGGCCCGCCGCGCCGCCCTCCTGGCCTGGGCGGAGCGCCGCGGGGCGGTCGTGATCGAGGACGACTACGACAGCGAGTTCCGGTACGGCGAGCGCCCGCTGGAGCCACTCCAGAGCCTCGACCGCGCGGGCCGCGTCATCTACGTGGGCTCGTTCTCCAAGACCCTGCTCCCCATGCTCAGGCTCGGCTTCCTCGTCGCCCCCGCCTCGCTCGCGCCCGCGATGCACGCGGCCAAGCAGCTCTCCGACTGGCACAGCGACGTCCCCACGCAGGCGGCGCTGGCCCGCTTCATCGACGAGGGGCTCCTGGCCAGGCACATCAGGAAGGCGACCCGCGAGTACGCCGCCAGGCACGCCATGATCGCCGAGATGCTGGCCGGAAACGAGCGCCTGCTCCTGATCCCGTCCTCCGCGGGCCTGCACCTGTGTGCCCACCTCGCCCCAGGGGTGTCCGTACGCCCTGTGCCGGGCCTGGCGGTGGAGTCCTTGGAGGCGTACTGCGACGAGAGCCCGGCCCGGCCCGGCGTGGTCCTGGGCTACGGCGGGATCACCAGGGACGACATCCCCGAAGGGCTACGGCGGCTGCGGATGGCGACGGCCCCGCAGCAAGAACGGCCCCGCATTAAGAACGGCCCCGCATCAAGGATGGCGACGGCTCCAGAAGCGGCGGGCCCGCTCCCCTGA
- a CDS encoding universal stress protein, which yields MEQDLPGGARLIVGVDESPASRWALAWAIGAARLHRMALVAVHVSRAPVHPFPEALPVQHALKSGEEARCTEVVAGVFDDVAGGVPDDIRTAVVGRVGDPGYHLVDLAREGDLLVLGRGRRGLLSRIFLPSTSMYCARHAKTTVVIVQQPSPPDDPELSGERARRFWSRRHP from the coding sequence GTGGAACAGGATCTGCCCGGCGGTGCGAGGCTGATAGTGGGGGTGGACGAGTCCCCGGCCTCGCGTTGGGCGCTGGCCTGGGCCATCGGGGCGGCCAGGCTGCACCGGATGGCCCTGGTCGCCGTGCACGTCAGCCGCGCGCCCGTCCATCCCTTCCCTGAGGCGCTGCCCGTCCAGCACGCGCTCAAATCCGGCGAGGAGGCCCGCTGCACCGAGGTGGTCGCCGGCGTGTTCGACGACGTCGCGGGTGGCGTGCCCGACGACATCAGGACGGCCGTGGTCGGCCGGGTCGGCGATCCCGGCTACCATCTCGTCGACCTGGCCCGCGAAGGCGACCTGCTGGTGCTCGGGCGGGGGCGGCGCGGGCTGCTCAGCCGCATCTTCCTCCCCTCGACCAGCATGTACTGCGCCCGCCACGCGAAGACCACGGTCGTCATCGTGCAGCAGCCGTCGCCGCCCGACGATCCGGAGCTGTCAGGGGAGCGGGCCCGCCGCTTCTGGAGCCGTCGCCATCCTTGA
- a CDS encoding BTAD domain-containing putative transcriptional regulator, with protein MDRGWVRPRPALDRRLDGALTYRLTSLVATTGYGKSTALAGWSQAVGAVLHRLGPADRDLPTLAGAVASALSEKVPGLPADLVTAAGAPLGPDADELARASALAGALAEALARRLRRGLALVFDDVDAIAGAPGSVRYVETLVRAAPRHLHLVTASRTPLPFPTARLRQDHEVLDLDATDLALTPDETAAWAHDRLGEQGTAVAATLHDACGGWPAAVRAALDTLAREDPSGWPRTAAGLAANSATLERLTLAAFRDLPPAMRELLRAATVLPVLTAELAAALGAPPDTLDSLTSRGLFLEAGQDGHRLTSTSRHVLTKHAPLDRNEAHDVAAVASRWYVERDRPELALRAAVATEHAGLAAALLDSYGLRLAERGDVLAALELLPEAARHSPPMVKLAGVAEQNRGHWTRARELLAQAAEGPAFDASVARRLGFIDHRRGEYDVALAMYHKGHKYGFPPADAAMCAASAASVLWLKGDRAGCAELADKAMEQAAALGDPGALAEANTVLAMLASLDGDRRANDAHYLRALEYAERAGDIVQLIRIHANRASRYLDEGSYAEALAETDQAGRLSGLVSFAPFAALSAANRAKALIGLGRLEEAATEAAAAVAGWEAIGSRLVTYGLLRLAEVQALRGDRGAAIAIYRRIVAEAPPGDVQVVSNALNALAELLADDDPEEAASVAEQALRHTEGIAGVTARVSAARAALAGGRPDAARALLDEAEPVAVSRRDHVAQAAVAELRAELDGDARLADEAVRRWSMLGDPIGQARAELVRAALTDPATGGGVAARVRERMHAIGCRALDHRIDALIVRSAPAPGARVVVETMGTFRVLRGGVPVPRTAWQSRKARDLLKILVSRRGSGTARERLVEILWPDQEGEAVGLRRLNVMVSTLRAVLDPAHERPADEIVVSDEGTLRLDLSNVDVDVEIFLDLVAEAVRLDQAGRTAEALERWAAAESAYGGEFCEEDPYADWAVGLREQARLAYTQAAARLATARAEERRYDEAARYWLRLLERDRYDERAHLGLVRVLDRAGRRGDARRRYHLYAERMRELEVEPAPYPA; from the coding sequence GTGGACCGAGGGTGGGTGCGACCCCGTCCCGCCCTCGACCGGCGGCTCGACGGGGCACTTACGTACAGGCTCACCTCGCTCGTCGCAACTACAGGCTACGGGAAGTCGACCGCTCTGGCGGGTTGGAGTCAGGCCGTCGGCGCCGTGCTGCACCGGCTCGGGCCCGCCGACCGCGACCTGCCCACGCTGGCCGGAGCGGTCGCGTCGGCCCTGTCGGAGAAGGTGCCCGGTCTGCCCGCCGACCTGGTGACCGCCGCGGGGGCCCCGCTCGGTCCCGACGCCGACGAACTGGCCAGGGCGTCGGCGCTGGCGGGCGCGCTGGCAGAGGCGCTGGCCAGGCGGCTGCGGCGCGGGCTCGCCCTGGTCTTCGACGACGTCGACGCCATCGCCGGCGCGCCGGGCTCCGTCCGTTACGTGGAGACGCTGGTCCGCGCCGCACCCAGACATCTGCACCTGGTCACCGCGTCGCGGACGCCGCTGCCGTTCCCGACCGCCCGGCTGCGTCAGGACCACGAGGTGCTCGACCTGGACGCGACGGACCTCGCGCTCACCCCGGACGAGACCGCCGCCTGGGCACACGACCGGCTGGGCGAGCAGGGCACGGCTGTCGCCGCCACGCTGCACGACGCCTGCGGCGGCTGGCCGGCCGCCGTGCGGGCCGCCCTCGACACACTGGCCCGCGAGGACCCCTCCGGCTGGCCCCGTACGGCCGCCGGCCTGGCCGCGAACTCCGCCACGCTCGAACGCCTCACGCTCGCCGCGTTCAGGGACCTGCCGCCGGCCATGCGCGAGCTGCTGCGTGCCGCCACCGTCCTGCCCGTGCTGACCGCCGAGCTGGCGGCCGCGCTCGGTGCGCCGCCCGACACGCTCGACTCGCTGACCAGCCGCGGCCTGTTCCTCGAAGCCGGCCAGGACGGCCACCGCCTGACTTCTACCAGCAGGCACGTGCTGACCAAGCACGCCCCGCTGGACAGGAACGAGGCCCACGACGTGGCGGCGGTCGCGTCCCGCTGGTACGTCGAGCGCGACCGGCCCGAGCTGGCCCTGCGCGCGGCCGTCGCGACCGAGCATGCGGGCCTGGCGGCCGCGCTCCTCGACTCGTACGGCCTGCGCCTGGCCGAGCGCGGGGACGTGCTCGCGGCACTGGAGCTGCTGCCCGAGGCCGCCAGGCACTCGCCCCCGATGGTCAAGCTGGCCGGCGTCGCCGAGCAGAACCGCGGCCACTGGACCCGCGCCCGCGAGCTGCTCGCCCAGGCCGCCGAGGGCCCGGCGTTCGACGCGTCCGTGGCCAGGCGGCTCGGCTTCATCGACCACCGGCGCGGCGAGTACGACGTCGCGCTCGCCATGTACCACAAGGGCCACAAGTACGGCTTCCCGCCCGCCGACGCCGCCATGTGCGCGGCCTCCGCCGCCTCCGTGCTCTGGCTGAAGGGCGATCGGGCAGGCTGCGCCGAGCTCGCCGACAAGGCGATGGAGCAGGCCGCCGCCTTAGGCGACCCCGGCGCCCTGGCGGAGGCCAACACGGTGCTGGCCATGCTCGCCTCCCTCGACGGCGACCGCCGCGCCAACGACGCCCACTATCTGCGCGCGCTGGAGTACGCCGAACGCGCGGGCGACATCGTCCAGCTCATCCGCATCCACGCCAACCGTGCCTCCCGCTACCTTGACGAGGGCTCGTACGCCGAGGCCCTGGCCGAGACGGACCAGGCGGGCAGGCTGTCGGGCCTGGTGTCGTTCGCGCCCTTCGCCGCGCTCAGCGCCGCCAACCGGGCCAAGGCGCTGATCGGGCTCGGCCGCCTGGAGGAGGCCGCCACCGAGGCCGCCGCGGCGGTGGCCGGGTGGGAGGCGATCGGCTCCAGGCTGGTCACGTATGGGCTGCTCCGGCTGGCCGAGGTCCAGGCGCTGCGCGGCGACCGCGGGGCGGCGATCGCGATCTACCGCCGGATCGTCGCCGAGGCGCCGCCCGGCGATGTTCAGGTGGTGTCCAACGCGCTCAACGCGCTGGCCGAGCTCCTCGCCGACGACGACCCCGAAGAGGCCGCCAGCGTGGCCGAGCAGGCGCTCCGGCACACCGAGGGCATCGCCGGGGTGACCGCCAGGGTCTCGGCCGCCCGCGCGGCGCTGGCGGGCGGGCGGCCCGACGCCGCCAGGGCGCTGCTCGACGAGGCCGAACCGGTCGCGGTCAGCCGCAGGGACCACGTCGCGCAGGCCGCCGTCGCCGAGCTGCGGGCCGAGCTGGACGGCGACGCCCGGCTGGCCGACGAGGCGGTACGCAGGTGGAGCATGCTGGGCGACCCGATCGGGCAGGCCAGGGCCGAGCTGGTCAGGGCCGCTCTGACCGACCCGGCGACCGGCGGCGGGGTGGCCGCGAGGGTGCGCGAGCGCATGCACGCGATCGGCTGCCGGGCGCTCGACCACCGGATCGACGCGCTGATCGTGCGGTCCGCTCCCGCGCCGGGCGCCCGAGTGGTCGTCGAGACCATGGGCACGTTCCGGGTGCTGCGCGGCGGCGTGCCGGTCCCCCGTACGGCCTGGCAGTCGCGCAAGGCCCGTGACCTGCTGAAGATCCTCGTCAGCCGCAGGGGGAGCGGGACCGCCAGGGAGCGGCTGGTCGAGATCCTCTGGCCGGATCAGGAGGGCGAGGCGGTCGGGCTGCGGCGGCTGAACGTCATGGTCTCCACGCTGCGCGCGGTGCTGGATCCGGCGCACGAGAGGCCGGCGGACGAGATCGTGGTCTCGGATGAGGGCACGTTGCGGCTGGACCTGTCGAACGTCGACGTCGATGTCGAGATATTTCTGGATCTGGTGGCTGAGGCCGTACGGCTCGATCAGGCAGGGCGTACGGCCGAGGCGCTGGAGCGGTGGGCGGCGGCCGAGAGCGCGTACGGCGGAGAGTTCTGCGAGGAGGACCCGTACGCGGACTGGGCCGTGGGGCTGCGCGAGCAGGCCCGGCTGGCCTACACGCAGGCGGCGGCCAGGCTCGCCACGGCGCGCGCGGAGGAGCGGCGCTACGACGAGGCCGCACGCTACTGGCTGCGCCTGCTGGAACGGGACCGTTACGACGAGCGCGCCCACCTCGGCCTGGTGCGCGTGCTCGACCGGGCGGGCCGCCGCGGCGACGCGCGGCGGCGCTATCACCTCTATGCGGAACGCATGCGCGAGCTGGAGGTCGAGCCCGCCCCGTACCCCGCCTGA
- a CDS encoding LuxR C-terminal-related transcriptional regulator, with amino-acid sequence MSEQGSGWPFVGRGEPLAAVRGAVRSGAGMMIAGAAGVGKSRLAAEALAGMPGYVVVRALGTETASMIPFGAFAHVLTGPPEGGENLLHWAARHLRDRARRSELLVSVDDAHRLDPASAALVHYLVESGTARVVVTVRSGEPQPAPVAALWKDELLDRIELPPLTGNEVGQVLAGALGGEVAAETVRHLARVSEGNVLYLREVVQAGLGSGCLAERDGQWRWRGELSMTTRLRELVGERIGHLDEDEREVLELVAFGEPLGTELLASLTSSRAVERVEDRGLIVAVDDGRREQLRLGHPLYGEVVRGGCGTLRTRRRLRMLADALEASGLRRREDELRAAVWRLDSGSATAPERLVSAARLAWGRQDPRLAERLARAAIEAGAGVAAVALLGEVLMVLGDADSALATLRRAARDAVTEADRAQYAFSLGINLAWAGADAEACEVLDAAARTLTEPAWLQEAHVYRAVADCFAGRLTGAARSLARSRTFGPMTVRAEAHAASMEAWVAGYSGRAEAGLAIAERTLGGLESWRDEAPHALPSFLDALCAAQAFSGRLDAAARTAEQGMELPAAELSVSGFAAHRAMVSRLRGDVAGALRWCGDDLARMPAREPYLGRVLAEQAHALALLGRTAQAREVLAEASAAASRWAFTRQHAMQAAVWVAAADGDLDGAVRLCLEAAEHAERHELYGSLMFALHDLARLGAPAADHLPSSADRLSSLADRVDGPLPGLLSRHARAVGDPASLRAVAGEFERSGMLLYAAEATAQEAAAYRDEGRGTLARGAQTRAWALAKRCPGVTTPALVELATPELTPRQREIVQLAAAGLTNRQIADRLTLSTRTAANHLQAAYDKLGVNDRTQVGRLLASL; translated from the coding sequence ATGAGCGAGCAGGGGAGCGGTTGGCCGTTCGTCGGGCGAGGGGAGCCGCTGGCGGCCGTGCGCGGGGCGGTGCGGTCGGGAGCGGGCATGATGATCGCCGGCGCGGCCGGGGTCGGTAAGAGCAGACTGGCGGCGGAGGCGCTGGCCGGAATGCCGGGGTACGTGGTGGTGCGGGCGCTGGGCACGGAGACCGCGTCGATGATCCCGTTCGGCGCGTTCGCGCACGTGCTGACGGGGCCGCCGGAAGGCGGCGAGAACCTGCTGCACTGGGCGGCCCGCCACCTGCGCGACCGCGCGCGGCGGAGCGAGCTGCTGGTGAGCGTGGACGACGCGCACCGGCTGGACCCGGCCTCGGCGGCGCTGGTGCACTACCTGGTGGAGAGCGGCACGGCACGCGTCGTGGTGACCGTACGTTCCGGCGAGCCGCAGCCGGCCCCCGTGGCCGCGCTGTGGAAGGACGAGCTGCTCGACAGGATCGAGCTGCCGCCGCTGACCGGGAACGAGGTCGGGCAGGTGCTCGCGGGCGCGCTCGGCGGCGAGGTGGCCGCGGAGACCGTACGTCATCTCGCGCGGGTCAGCGAGGGGAACGTGCTCTACCTGCGCGAGGTCGTGCAGGCGGGGCTGGGCAGCGGCTGCCTGGCCGAACGGGACGGCCAGTGGCGCTGGCGGGGTGAGCTGTCGATGACGACCCGGCTGCGCGAGCTTGTCGGCGAGCGGATCGGCCATCTCGACGAGGACGAGCGCGAGGTGCTGGAGCTGGTGGCGTTCGGGGAGCCGCTGGGCACGGAGCTGCTGGCGTCGCTGACCTCGTCCCGGGCGGTCGAGCGGGTCGAGGACCGCGGCCTGATCGTCGCCGTGGACGACGGCAGGCGCGAGCAGCTGCGGCTCGGCCACCCCCTCTACGGCGAGGTGGTACGCGGCGGCTGCGGCACGTTGCGGACGCGGCGGCGGCTGCGCATGCTGGCCGACGCGCTGGAGGCCAGCGGGCTGCGGCGGCGCGAGGACGAGCTGCGGGCGGCCGTGTGGCGGCTGGACAGCGGTTCGGCCACCGCCCCGGAGAGGCTCGTGTCGGCCGCCCGGCTGGCCTGGGGCAGGCAGGACCCCCGGCTGGCCGAACGCCTGGCACGGGCCGCGATCGAGGCGGGGGCGGGCGTGGCTGCGGTCGCGCTGCTCGGCGAGGTGCTCATGGTGCTGGGTGACGCGGACTCGGCGCTGGCGACGCTGCGGCGCGCGGCACGCGACGCGGTCACCGAGGCCGACCGTGCCCAGTACGCCTTCAGCCTGGGGATCAATCTGGCGTGGGCGGGCGCGGACGCCGAGGCGTGCGAGGTGCTCGACGCGGCCGCGCGCACGCTGACCGAGCCTGCCTGGCTCCAGGAGGCCCACGTGTACCGGGCCGTGGCCGACTGCTTCGCCGGCCGGCTGACCGGGGCGGCGCGGTCGCTGGCGCGGTCCCGTACGTTCGGGCCGATGACGGTGCGCGCCGAGGCGCACGCGGCGTCCATGGAGGCGTGGGTCGCGGGGTACTCGGGGCGTGCCGAGGCCGGCCTGGCCATCGCCGAGCGGACGCTGGGCGGGCTGGAGAGCTGGCGGGACGAGGCGCCGCACGCGCTGCCGAGCTTCCTGGACGCGCTCTGTGCCGCGCAGGCGTTCTCCGGGCGGCTGGACGCGGCGGCCAGGACCGCGGAGCAGGGGATGGAGCTGCCCGCGGCGGAGCTGTCGGTGTCGGGGTTCGCGGCCCACCGGGCGATGGTCAGCCGGTTGCGCGGCGATGTCGCGGGCGCGCTGCGCTGGTGCGGGGACGACCTGGCCAGGATGCCCGCCCGGGAGCCGTACCTGGGGCGGGTGCTGGCCGAGCAGGCGCACGCGCTGGCGCTGCTGGGCCGGACGGCGCAGGCTCGGGAGGTGCTGGCGGAGGCCTCGGCGGCGGCGTCCAGGTGGGCGTTCACCCGGCAGCACGCGATGCAGGCCGCGGTGTGGGTGGCCGCGGCGGACGGCGACCTGGACGGGGCGGTACGGCTCTGTCTGGAAGCCGCGGAGCACGCGGAGCGGCACGAACTGTACGGGAGCCTGATGTTCGCGCTGCACGACCTGGCGCGGCTGGGAGCTCCGGCGGCGGACCACCTGCCCTCGTCGGCGGACCGGCTGTCCTCGCTGGCGGACCGGGTGGACGGGCCCTTGCCCGGTCTCCTGTCGAGGCACGCGCGTGCCGTCGGCGATCCGGCTTCGCTGCGGGCGGTGGCCGGGGAGTTCGAGCGGTCGGGGATGCTGCTGTACGCGGCCGAGGCCACGGCGCAGGAGGCGGCGGCGTACCGCGACGAGGGCCGCGGCACCCTGGCCAGGGGCGCGCAGACCAGGGCGTGGGCGCTGGCCAAGCGCTGCCCGGGCGTGACGACCCCGGCGCTGGTGGAGCTGGCCACGCCCGAGCTCACGCCACGCCAGCGGGAGATCGTGCAGCTCGCGGCGGCCGGCCTGACGAACCGGCAGATCGCCGACCGGCTGACGCTGTCCACGCGCACGGCGGCCAATCACCTGCAGGCGGCGTACGACAAGCTGGGGGTGAACGACCGCACGCAGGTGGGCCGGCTCCTGGCGTCGCTCTAG
- a CDS encoding SRPBCC domain-containing protein, whose translation MYSTRVSQYVNAPRSDVYQALVDADAIAKWRVPTGMSSQVHEFDAREGGSFRVSLTYDAPGPAGKSGSHTDTYHGHFAELVPGERVVEVFEFETADPALGGTMTMTTTLTDADGGTEVVIVHDGIPDVVPAADNESGTRMALANLAALVEAE comes from the coding sequence ATGTACTCGACGCGGGTTTCTCAGTACGTGAACGCGCCGCGTTCGGACGTCTACCAGGCGCTCGTGGACGCGGACGCGATCGCGAAATGGCGGGTGCCGACGGGTATGAGCAGCCAGGTCCACGAGTTCGACGCGCGCGAAGGCGGCTCGTTCCGGGTCTCGCTCACCTACGACGCGCCGGGACCGGCCGGCAAGTCGGGATCGCACACCGACACCTACCACGGCCACTTCGCGGAGCTCGTTCCGGGCGAGCGGGTGGTCGAGGTGTTCGAGTTCGAGACAGCGGATCCCGCGCTGGGCGGGACCATGACGATGACGACGACGCTCACCGACGCCGACGGCGGCACCGAGGTCGTCATCGTGCACGACGGGATCCCTGACGTCGTCCCTGCCGCCGACAACGAGAGCGGCACGCGGATGGCACTGGCGAACCTGGCCGCGCTCGTCGAGGCTGAATGA
- a CDS encoding FAD-dependent monooxygenase, with amino-acid sequence MQRAGGSREVEVTRTDLAAILYEAGRDSAEYLFGDTMTAIRQDETGVEVIFDQAAPRRFDLVIGADGLHSMTRRLAFGPESAFVRHMGLYVATMPLDGPAEQQSEVVIHNSPGRMVAIHPVRGRALAAFIFRAPAVEGFDHRDTEQHRRILADAYADAGWQVPELLERARSAEDLWFDSVSQVRIDRWHDGRVALLGDAASSVSLFGDGSTLAMAGAHTLAEELAATPADPQAAFARYEAAHRTLVGPRQDNVAAAAALMVPATRIGIDTRNLASRLWPAAAAVSWVRNRLTPRRELEAAAA; translated from the coding sequence ATGCAGCGGGCCGGCGGCAGTCGCGAGGTCGAGGTGACGCGTACCGACCTGGCTGCCATCCTGTACGAGGCCGGCCGCGACTCGGCCGAGTACCTGTTCGGCGACACCATGACCGCCATCCGCCAGGACGAGACCGGCGTCGAGGTCATTTTCGACCAGGCCGCGCCGCGCCGGTTCGACCTGGTGATCGGCGCCGACGGGCTGCACTCGATGACGCGCCGGCTGGCCTTCGGCCCCGAGAGCGCCTTCGTCCGCCACATGGGCCTCTACGTCGCCACCATGCCGCTGGACGGCCCGGCCGAACAGCAGAGCGAGGTGGTCATCCACAACTCTCCCGGCCGCATGGTCGCCATCCATCCGGTCCGTGGCCGCGCCCTGGCCGCCTTCATCTTCCGCGCCCCGGCCGTCGAAGGCTTCGACCACCGCGACACCGAGCAGCACAGGCGCATCCTCGCCGACGCGTACGCCGACGCCGGCTGGCAGGTGCCGGAGCTGCTGGAGCGGGCACGGAGCGCCGAGGATCTGTGGTTCGACTCGGTCAGCCAGGTGCGCATCGACCGCTGGCACGACGGGCGCGTGGCGCTGCTGGGCGACGCCGCCTCGTCGGTGTCGCTGTTCGGCGACGGCTCCACGCTGGCCATGGCCGGCGCCCACACCCTGGCCGAGGAACTGGCGGCCACGCCCGCCGATCCCCAGGCGGCCTTCGCCCGCTACGAGGCCGCGCACCGTACCCTCGTCGGCCCCAGACAGGACAACGTCGCGGCGGCGGCCGCGCTGATGGTCCCGGCCACCCGGATCGGTATCGACACGCGTAACCTGGCCTCCCGGCTCTGGCCCGCCGCTGCCGCCGTGAGCTGGGTGCGCAACCGCCTCACCCCGCGCCGGGAGCTCGAGGCCGCCGCCGCCTGA